The sequence tttttgggagaaaaagATAAGAGTGAGAAAAGCTTACTAAAGTTGCGACCCCATGACCAGCTAATGCTCCTCCAATGACTCCAAGAGGTGAAGAGGCAGCAGCAAGTGCTGcataaaagtagaaaaaatatTGTCATATTGAATAATGTTCACTATTACATAATCAGCTTTAAGACTTGTACCAGTACAATATACAATGGGGGACCCATTTGTCATCAGCAAATTGGCcctcatcaaattttttaatttattatgtgaAGAGGTAGATAATTTTGGACTCTAATCCAAATTTCATACATTTTAACGtcaccttttcctttttctttctttctttttttttttttttttaagcagtgagaaatagaaaaaaaataaaaaataaaaaataaaaaagctgttAATGTATACCAGAAAGAATATAATGCAGAAACAATTAGAAACAAAACAGatgacagaaaataaaaaatggaggcTTTAAAATTCTATAGGAATACGTTTCATAAAATTCCAATTTGCTTTGTTATTGTATCCGGAAAGTAATATCCTATATAATTGTGTATATTTCCACCTCAGTATGTGAAAAAATTTGACAGTACCCCCCGTTCTACTTGGAAATtggctttttgtattttttttgatgattttatttttatacaattttaagaaaatgacaaaatcTTTATTCTAAACGCATAAGAAATTTGACAATGAAGCAGACAGATCATCCTACTTCAATAAGATgcaaaatcataaaaaacaacTCCACATGCTGTGTCATTAtctataacaaatatatatatatatatatatatatatttgagttaAATATTCAAAGTCACACTCTCATGAAATCTAAAAGGCAACCTCAGCCACCTAGGAAAGGATTACCTCTAAACTGTATACTTTTGACATGTAAAGCatgcaataaaaaattatcttttaatcaaacagaaagaaaaaaacctttAGAACTAACCTTATCCTTCTGAAGTTTTAAGATGCTAAAATTTTGACCCTTGAAACTCACCTATTGTGGAGAAAAATGATTTATCACCCCACTCTGCAACAAAAACTAGGATGAAAGTGCTAATGACAGTGTTAGCAGCAGCTAATATTCCAGCGCCGTTCCCTGAAAATTCCGAAACTGCTAACTCTGCCTGATCcaaaatgcaaaaaatgaaAGTTAAAATAATTCTTATGGCAGCagaagatttgaaaaaaaaaagaaaaaaaaaaaagaaaaagctaagaatcttaaaaagaaagaaaagcagtGTTGCTTAAGTATTACCTCCTTTTGTTCCTCATCTGCTTTTACACTATCACTTGAGGTGGCATCAAGCAATGTTGAAACCCCAAAATAAACCTGAAGTTAATTACATTCAACAATAAAAACATTGCTTATTTTATCTATGAAAAGAATGGCTAgtatcaattatatatgtttttgtcaTTGCATACAAAATGAATATGCATGTGTCTCAGCAAGCTATAGTTTTTTAGTTTCAAATTAAAAGCTAAAATTACCAACAGTAAAACTGCAGCAATATCATCGATAGGTAAATCAGTCTCGCCGAACCTGTGGCCATTAGAATATATTAGAACcattaacaaattataatatcatttcaaacaaaaatttggaTCAGTAAATCCAAGTAGTTTTATTAAGAAGGAAGTTAGGAATGAAACAGGACCCAGTTATGGGTATCCAAATACACACAAGTTGAACAAAGTGCAAAATTTCACATAGAGGGCGTGTCAATATACAGACACCCTCCAAGAAAACAGAACAGAAGCAGCATTTCATGGGGAATATTTATGCAATTGACTGCCAAGAAATTGAGTTTGAGAAAGCTTAAATGTGTAACTTTTTAAAGTTCatataaactattaaaaaaaaaatagcagatTGGTTTACAAAAAATGCCAGGTTTTAATTGTTGAAATTATCTGGTTGCACAGTATGTTGTGCGTTGGATTTCTTAAGTGAAACAATTAAGCAATTTTTCTGCAACAGACTGCCATAATGAAGAATAGAACTTTGAGTTCCTAAATTAAATGCAAACCAAGAAAGAAAGTACCTGAAGGGTAGGATTTCATCAACGTAATGAAAAGTTCGTCCAAGAGCAACAGATATGATGGTCATGGCCCTACAAATGATAAGCAGGTAACCTTTTAGGCAACATAAAAAGGGAAAACTCTTGGCAGAAAGTGTAGTAACTTGATCGACATACAGTTTAGGTAATGAGATTCTCTTTGCCATGCAACACTAACAGTTGGAATGGCATTAATTAGACTCTTGGAAGAAAGTATAGTAACTTGATTGACATACTGTTTAGTAGATGAGATTTTCTTTACCATGCAACACTAACAGTTGGAATGGCATCAATTTGCCATGTCAGAAACTACAATGATACAAGAATGTCAAGTTAAAGAACTTTTTGACTACTTTTCGAAACAGAGAGTTTTATACCCATACATGGAATCTCTTGATGTCTGAAGCACTCTCAGAACTTTACACGATAAATCATAAACACTTCATATGAGAAAATTCAGTAAAGAAAGTTAACTCTGTAAAGGACATCTAAATCACCGTGATTAAACAGAATAACATACGCAAGTGCACCAAAAGTCCCAGCAAACACAACTCCAGCAGAGTTCCTAGCAGCCAAAAGTGCCTGCAAAAGAAACCAAGCCATCACATTAAAAAGTCCAAAAGAATTTAGGATTGTGTTTTTGGACTAATGGACTTTGGCCGTTTCAGTTCTTACCGCAATAAAGAAGGTCTTGTCTCCTAGTTCAGAAAAAAAGATCAGCAAGAATGCCTGCAGTAGAAAAATATTGCATTCTTGTTACATTATATCATTGTATTGGTTATGGTAGCATAGAATATCAAAGGCTTATAAACTAAAGAAgcgaataaatataaaattaagttcaaaaaattaaaagcacatCATGATATCTAAGACTACAATAGATGAAGATAAAATTGCCAGTTTCTAAAAGTTAAAGGGAGATTTTCCTAACTGAAGCAAAACCTGTGCTAATATCACCAAGGTCCGATAAATAAGGAATTGACTGCAGCCCACTAGCAATATCAGGACCAGCTAATGCTGGTTGAGATCCTTGAAGTGTAAGAAAGCCAAACAGAAGCAGAGCCTTCAGAAAATGACCAACTGAATTATCAGCAAAAAGGACATCCCTAGCTTTAAGAAATTCCCTTTTTAAGTTCTCTGAAAATGCTTTATCTAGGGAACCATTATGATCCATAACATGCGTCGATCCGGTGGTCTTCCTGCAGCTTTTGTAATCAGGATGCCTTAACGCCTGCTCAAAATTAACATTACCAATGCACATTTTTGACGATAAAGTAAGgatgataattataatataactcATAAACTTTGAAAACAAGGTTGACATGTAACATTGGTTAAAATCCATAATCCTACACATCTTATAAATGGAAGTCTTTTTTGGATGCTAACAAATTCCAACGTTGAGGAATAATTTGATGTTTGACATGCAAGGCATGGACAGAATGAACTTTTGCATTGAACTAAATAAAATGGAGGTAACTCATTCATGTCCTGAAAAGAGTATATGGTTTCTGACCATGACATAGCAGAAGTTGGCCATGTATGTGACAGTCTACTTAGACCAAAAGTAACTTTACAATCCAATAGAGATTATCAATGGTCAATGCTAACTAAGACAACCATTAAGGTTGAGTGGAGAAATTATCCTTTAAGATACACTAATACATAAATTTTGTGCCTACAAGACTAATCAATCTAATAGATGTAGGACTAAGCAAATGTTTATTTAATACAGCATATGTTTATACAACTTCAATCATAGTTAGTTAAACTTTCAATGTTTTAGGAAggacaaggaaaaaaaataaaaaaaaattgtgcaaaGAGTCTTATTACACGGCCATTTGAGCTTTCATAAGCTAGCAAAAAGCGACCAAACCACTCCTCAAATGTGTTTGCAGACCACTGGCTAAAATACCTGCAAGATGAATATcgtaattttaaattaatctgCAAATAAAATGCTAATTCCATCCCTAAATTCATTAAGGAATTTTAAAGCCAAAagaatcataaaataaataaataaataaaaataaaaaaaggcatcGAAGTTCAGCGCTAATTGCATTTATCAGTTAATATCAATTCCACAATTCATACTAAAATTCTATACAATGTGCCTTcgtattattattcatttcaaTTCAAAATGACCCACCATTATCATGCTATGTCCCATATTGAGCAAGGCACATTGATTGCTAACTTGCtatataattttcttacaaACATTTCTCCAACTTAAACGTTTTTCCAGTCTCAGTTTTTCATATAGAAACTCCATCCCTTTCATAAAGgtagcaaaaaataaacaaaaagaactaaattttcattttttccaatACCATTTTACTAGAAAACagtaataaaaggaaaaaataaaataaaaattcaaaggtCAAAGAGTCACTTTCCTAGCCAAAATTTACCAACAACCAACCAAtagaagaaccaaaaaaaaaaaaaaaaaaaaaaaaaaaaagaaaaaaaaaagagagagagagagagatgggtaATTTATAAATTGGGTGGTTCACCTGGAGGAAATGAGAGTTGGGTTGCGAAGAGAAAGCTTGGAAGTAAAAAACTTGGAGCGAGATTTTAGTGAAAACAGACAACCTGTAAGTAATGGTTGTTTGGGAGGTTTAGGAAATAAACGAGGCAGTGAATGGGCCCCCATAACGCTCTCATAGAGCGATGTGGTTCCCATTCTCTAAACCccccaaataaaaaaagaaagaaggaaaagaaaaactgtGTTGGCTCAATTTAGTCTGTGCTCAGAGTCTCCGAGAAGTGTGAGTCTGTTAATACCATACATGTAGGAGAAGATGATGATAAGCTTTTTCAAGCTATGGTTTTTGCAAGCGCCAAGGCAGTCTCTCAGTCTTTATCTACTCCTCGTTAAAGTTTTCTACACGTGGCTGCTTTTTAACAACTTTCGTTTTCCCACGTGGAATTTCTGATtgtcgtcttttttttttttttttttttttggttttcttaacattaatttttgtttgtttttctgaaataaaataaaataaaataaaataaaaaacccaagCACCAAAAAGAATGtaaaaaatgtcaaaaagaGTTTATTTTGCCTAAGACCCAACACAAACAGCCCAATAGAAACCTAGATTCTGTAAGCCCCTCTTTCTCTCACAAAATTCACAGGCAGTGAAACCGAGTGCGAGCAAAGAATGAACAGGTTATGCAATTTCGCACTGAATTTCCAATTTAACAGTTTGTTTTAGCTTAAAAAATGGTCATGAATTGTTTTCTACAGTTTAAGGTTTTGGTGTCTACGTTGAGATTCTTTTTGGTTCGGTTTTGAATAAAGTTTTTTCTGAAAAATGGAGTCCTTATGTTTGAGTGAACAATGAAATACAAAAGGACTGGGTTAACTGGGTGCCTACTCTGGTCCGGTTCGATTTTGAGGAACCAGTGGAATGCCATATACTGATTTAAGATTAGGAAAACTTTTGAGTTCGTCTCtcatttgtgtgtgtatatgcaAGGatcattttctatttaatttgtttccattttttttttttctcttttttggggTGGGTGGTTGGTCTGATGAATTATCTTGTGCTGGTGACAGGTTGATCAGAAGGAAATTTGGTGAGGTTTACAGATTGAAAGTTCCCCAGAGAAATTTCTGTGCTAATGGAGCTGCTACAAATTCTGCCCAACCTGGCTATGTAACTATCttaattatatatcaaaatcataTTTGTTTATGTCTTAGTTGAAGCTTTTCATTACAAATGAACTCGTTCTTGGATTAACTTGCTCACATGTATGTTGGAAGAGTATTGGtggatttcattttatttctagtGTATTAAATTTCTGGATGTAGGTGTTATATATCTGTTTCCCTGGTTTCTACCTCGTTTTCCTTTGTGTGTAACTTGTCACATTCTTCCTTGCAATtcgtttatttttgaaatacgTAGATGTCAAATTTGGATTTGATTGATTTGCTTTAAAGTCACAGGACAGCAAAATTGGCCATTATGACATTGCTATTGTTGGAGGAGGCATGGTTGGCATGGCTTTTGCCTGTTCCTTGGGTAGGTAGTATTTTGTTATCTGTTTTAGTTACTTTCTTGTGAAAACAACATGTTCAGACtggcttttatttttatctaggaTTTTTACCCCCtctgttattgttattattttgttttcttctagCCAAGGGTAAATGTATCCAGGTTGGTTTCTAAATCAGTTATCGCACTagcctgatttttttttttttttttccttttttattaacTTACTTTATACCATGTGGTCCAACATCCACCATTGAAAGGTGAACAACTTTTCAGTGTTACATTGATTTTGATTGGGTTATGAGATGAGAAGAAATTTGTTCGATTATCCTGTTCTTTAATCTATTATGTTAATCTTGCCAAATCTGCATACTGTAGTTATTGATTTGAGAGTAGAAAATATTTGCCATAGTCTCTTTTAGTGCATAAATGCTGTTGCattttatatttacaaactATCATGATATTCTTGTGTATTTGCAGCAAGCATGCCATTGACAAAGGACTTGAATGTTGCCATTATCGATAGCAATCCTGCATTATCTAGTGGAGTCTCCATCAAGAAAGAAGAACCCCCTGATCCAAGGGTCAGTACAGTAACTCCGGCTACTATATCAATCTTCAAAGGTATATTAATTGCATATCATTTGATTAAAGACATTTCTGCCAACTTTAGTTCAATTTATAGATGGAGCCTGAAGTCCTGAAAACttaatatttccataaaatgtcatatattactttattttaGATTTCAATTATCTGATTCATCCTCTAGAAATCCCATTCATATTCAGTGTATGTATTGCATTTTCCAGCTTTTCTATTCTGAAAGTTCTTCATCTCCCCTTTAGACCAATCTTTTGCCTTAATTGTTTATGATTACTGCTCTGTTTGGCTTATGTTTCCCTTTGGTTGTAAGGATGTTCTTGTCTATCATTTTTGGAGCCATAATTTCTGGAACTGCAGCTTCATTCTCAAGCAGGCGAAGATAAATGTTTAACATATTTTGAAACTATTGTCTATTTGGCAGAGATTGGTGCTTGGAAATATATTGAACAGAATCGACATGCATATTTTGATAAGATGCAGGTGATTCCTCCtacttatccttttttttttttttttttttttacctgtaAGTGTTTTTATTATCTTGTTTGAAATTGTTGAATATGATGTTTCTTTATAACTTTTGCTATTGATTTTTTCAGCCCTGGGTGTTCCTTAACTtaattactattgttattattaatattctaatCTATCACACCCATAGGAAGCTAGTATTAAAACGAGTAATAATAATGAGTTTATCTATTCCTTTATCGCTTCTGTAGGTTTGGGACTACACTGGCTTGGGATATACAAGATATAATGCAAGAGATGCAAATAAGGAAGTTCTAGGGTAAGCAACCCAATATCAATCAGGCAAATATAGATTACTAATAGCAGGGAATGCTGATTTGAACTTTCTGTGTCAGGTGTGTGGTGGAAAATAGGGTGCTGCTGAGTTCCCTTTTGTCATGTCTACAGGTATTTACCATGGAGgaagaaattatttgttataaacGAAATATTTGTCATTTATGCACTTTCTAATTTCTGATGATTAGatccttttattttatctctTCAGACAAGAAACTTTGAAGAAAGCTTTACTATCTTGTCcttaaaacttatttttcctCATTATAATTTCTCCTCGGAATAATTAAACTATTTCATAGTCTTCACTTAAGATTTAGTTCTAGTGCTTTGCTATTTTGTAAACCTATGTCTTATATGGTATACTTGTGGAAAGCCTTGATACTTTTAGATCTAAGAAGTTTTAAGTTTTAACAGAGTGCAGATTTTCGGAAGACTATCTACCCATCCAGATTGTTGACTTTACATCGGAACTCTTCATCCACAAAGGTGGACAGTCATTCCTCTGGGTTGCCATTACATGGGCAGGGGAATTTGGTGAAGCTGGATCTAATTGATGGCAGCAGCCTACATGCAAAATTAGTGGTAACTTTAAATTGCATTTAAGAGTTGCATTGCCTTCCTTTTATCCCTTTAAACTGTTATTGTGGCGAGCTGGGTTGTTTAGGTTTGTCATTAGTAAGTTATTGGTTGGTGTCAAGTTATATGGTGTTTATTGCAGGTTGGAGCTGATGGTTCCAAGTCCCGTGTTAGGGAGTTAGCAGGAATTAAAACAACTGGATGGAATTATTCACAAAATGCAATCATATGTACAGTTGAACATGCTGTAGAAAATCAATGTGCATGGCAACGATTTCTTCCCGCTGGACCAATTGCTCTTCTGCCAGTTGGtgataattttagtaatattgtTTGGACCATGAACCCAAAAGAGGCAAATGACCATAAAATGATGAATGGAGATGAATTTATAAAGGATGTAAATCATGCTTTGGATTATGGATTTGGCCCCCATCCTAAGTCAAGCATGTTTGGAGATGGAGGCATATTTTCTTGGCTTAAAGCAGATGTGACGTCAGCTAGTGAGTTCTTTGAAATTCCACCAAAAGTGATCAGGTTGGTGTCGGATAGGATGATGTTTCCATTGTCTTTGATGCATGCCAATAACTATGCATCAAAGAATATTGTTCTAATAGGTGATTCGGCACATACTGTTCATCCTTTGGCTGGTCAAGGTGTCAATTTGGGTTTTGGAGATGCATTTGCTCTTTCAAGAGTCATTGCTGAGGGTATTGCAGTTGGAACTGACATTGGGGAGGTATGTGATTCTGAGTGTTATGTGAATTGTTAGAGAacacaaataaaatgaaactcCTTATAGCTGCCCTTAGCCACATATTTGTTGTATATGTAGGTCAGTATGTATTGTACAAATTATAAACAAGGACCAAGTGTTCTCTAATTTCTGTCTTGGTTGTTTTTGAGTAGTGAATATGTTAAATTCTTATTCACTGTTCTTAAGACCCAAAGCATGTTTCACATCTGTTGTAACATAGACAGAGTGATgggatttttaatttatgcaggTGACAATGTTGAAAAAATTTGAAGTGGAGAGGAAAACGGCAAATATTGCAATGATGGCAATCCTGGATGGGTTCCAAAAAGCATATTCAGTTGATTTTGGACCTCTAAATATATTGCGTGCTGCAGCTTTTCATGTGGCGCAGCATGTTTCACCGCTGAAAAGAGGTATAATTTCATATGCATCTGGAGAGCAAAGATTGCCACTTTTCTCTTGAAAACAATGTACATATTGCTGATCGaggtactctttttttttttttttttttttaaaaaaaaaaaattggtggagTATATtcgttaaaagaaaaaaaagaaaaaaagaaaaaaaaaagaaaaagaaatgaaatgctTCTGCTTCAATTTTGTAAACAGTAATTTCGATTGtcttaagaaaaataaagagttgCTTGGATGACTTGCCTTGTTCCAGTTCTAGTGGATGTGTGATTATTGTTGGCATATGCAATTTAACATTTTGGTCAAATCGTTTATGAGATGTATTATGTGGAAAATGCATTGTCATTTCTGAAACTTGGGTCTAGGGGTCTCTGAAGCATATGAATCATTCATGAGAAATATAGAGTCAATCTTGAATCCATTGGATGGGAACAGAGCAAGAACCAGATAACTTTGTCAACAAACCTAACCTTACTGAGAAAAAGAAGTTATTTTGGCTTCTTTTTCAGCATTTAGAATGAAGCAAGCAAATAAGCACACTAAaatccaaacccaaaaaaaaaaaaaaaaaaaaaaaagaatagagaaagcaaattaaaatcagctagaataataaaactttttatgaCTGCCAAATTTTTGCAGCATTTGATCTGGAAGGAAACAAGAGGGACAAACAAATCAATGTGCCATAAATGACTTGTTACCAACATTCATATAGCTTAATATCAACTCGAAGCCTGAAGTAGACTTCCCCTTCAAATGCATCAGTCATCAAAGTAGCAACTCCTCGAGACATGAAGAAGTCCCCGGTACCACCAATCACCGAAATATCCCGGGTCTTGTTCATTAATGGATCAGCCCCAGCGAAGTTGATGCTTCCCCTGTGCTGGGTAGAGTTGAAGACGAAGGAGAAGCCAAGCCATGCTGTGAATATATCTTTCTTGTCATAGATATAGAATCCCTGAGCACGACCCACTGGTGTCGAATGAAGATTGTTGTCGAGCGTAATGGGGTCATCAAACACAACCAAGTTGCCAAAATGGTTCTGTCCTGCCAATATGGTCCTGTTGCCCCAAGCTGGTGCACCTACAATGGCTGCAGTTGCATTTTTGGCATTCTTTCCATTGTATATTATGTCGTGGAAGTAAAACACCAATCTTTTACAGGGTTGATGAGCCCGGATTCTCTTGCCACGGTGTAATCCACTAGAGCAAGAGAtgaggaggaggaagaagaaaagagctAAAACGGATTTGAAAGCTGCCATGTTTGAGGAGCATAAGAGAAATGCAAACAAGTTTGTTATgcttgaaggagatggtgaggTAGCATGGTCTGGATCTTCATTATATAAGGATTTTGAAAGTAGCCAGTGCTAGGgaatttgatgaaattgttCTAACTTTGCTTATACGTCATCTTTATAGACCAACCAAAGGATCAAAAAcgaggatttttctttttgcatattGAGCTATATTAATTtaccaacaaatatatatatatatatatatatatatatatagagagagagagagagagagagagagctataTTAACTTTTATCATTTCATCACTTCATATTTACGACTTACTTCATCATTCGTCGTGGACCAATATGCTTTTCCTTGCTGTGGAGTTGAGTAGTAAAAGCAGGTTAAGCAATTAATTCATTCGATTAATTTGAACGAACCCAATTTTTGATCATAACCTATGATACATATGGTATAAAAATGCGTTCAAGACCATAAATGCTTAGTATTTTCATTAGGcacttaaattgatttaaagaagcagaagaagctACTTGCAGTGCAATATAATGCAGATGTagtatatataaacaattttgcaTGTAATTTAACTTGGTTCTATAAGTCCTATCTTTAAGTTGCAAATAAGTTTTACATTCAAAGTTAGATATATACCCTTGTCAATGCAATAAACTATTCATTACTTGCTCCAAAATTGAAGACTAAGCATTTTCTGCTgtgtaaaattaattagttttttctaTAGAGGCATTGGGTTTGATCAAGTTagccaaaaacaaacaaataaatacctaAAATAAAACGTACTCTTTCCTCTATCGACTATCATTGGTAATCCAAATCTATCTATATGTATTTTACAATAATCTATGGAACTAATATAATTGATGCCCAATTTTACCTACTGAGGATTCTATTGGTTGCATGAATAGCGGAAACAttgaacaaattaataattgaaaccTTTTTCCGAGTCTAAATATGGAAAGCTAACATACATTAAGGTCCAAAAAGCAGTGGAGTAAGGTTGCACTTCTTCTATAATTAGGGAAAGTTCATGATTAGAGTTAATGACTCCAACATCCCATGCCAAATTatagaataatattatttattattatcaataacaTCTATATGCTGTCTAACAACTGTTTATAAgtcatattttttcaaattagaattttaaaataacaaataaatatataattaaatactgttaattaacaattattatatCAACAAAGGTTTACCGGTGATTATCAATATCACTGATAAATAACAAAACTCAGTCTTATATGTACATCTTTGTACTGCTTACAGATCCaccctctctttatatttttgtttagttaGCACTTCAATGAAGATAACAAAATCGCTTGCAGTTGGTATTGTTGGTGCCAAACAGGTCAGAGTGCTCATCTAGCTggacaaaaagtcaaaagaGATGGtccaggatatatatatatatatatatatatattttgtttgtgaagtAAAGAAAGAGATGGCCTACATTTGCTTGCTGAAATAATTCGGCCACACCAATTTTAGCCTACCATGGacctcaaaattttcaatcaaaatattttattatttttttataaaagaaaaacattttgttgaatttgaatgaaatatatatacacacatatatatacaattatttttttaatattaaagttgGAACGGTTCAAATTCTTAATctttattaaacaaaatattgattttactaTTAGATTGTCTTCCAAAAACTAAAGTACCCTTGTGTTAAATCCAACTGGGGAATAACTAATTGTAGAAATTAAAGAGACCAAATTAAATAGAAGTATTATAAATAaggagtttttaaaaaaaattcttaaattatcaaatataagttcaaaaaaaaaaaagtcaataccaaataaatgatataaaaagTAGAAAGTATTGTCAAAGTATAATTAATTCGTGCGGGTAAATCTTGGTTTTCCAAGACTTTTTAAATTCAATCAATATGTTGAACACTTCAATAAGCAATAATGTTATcaaaagaattattatttttttaattttttggtaaataaaatgaattaacTATATTTATATCATAGTGGAAAAGGGAAACCAAAAtacaacaaacaaaaattaaagattaaaaaataaaaaaatagtaaaggaGACCAACAATACTtatcatttctctctctctaaacaTGAAATATAAAGGTCGCTCATGCACAGTGTTTAAAAGAAGAACCTTTTAGGTGATTATGCGACTCTTGCCAGCTGCTACAAATAATCGTAGATTTCTTTCCCCTCCAACCcatcccaccaaaaaaaaaaaaaaaaaaaaaaaaaaccaaaaaatgccATACCAAATTGttaatacaaaacaaaacccaCATATATCAGCTTGATACATGGCCTTATttaattagcatttttttttttttttgcaaataaaaaaaaaatatagtaattaaATTACCAGCATTCATATAGCTTTATATCAACCCGAAGCCTGAAATAAACTTCATTTTCAAAAGCATCAGTCATCAAAGTAGCAATTCCTCTAGACATGAAGAAATCACCTGTACCACCAACCACTGAAATATCCCTAGTCTTGTTCAAAGGGTCAGCTCCAATGAAATTCAAAGTCCCTCTATGGTCAGTGGAATTGAACCAGAAAGAAAATCCAAGCCAAGCAGTGAAATAGTCTTTTCTATCGTATATGTAGAAACCTTGTGCTCTACCAACCGGTGGTGAATGCAGATTGTTGTCCAACGTAATTGGATCATCGAAAACCACCACGTCTCCAAAATGGTTTTGTCCTGCTAAAATTGTTTTGTTTCCCCAAGGTGGTGAGCCTATGATTGCTGAAGTCGCATTCTTTGAATTTTGGCCATTGTAGATAATGTCATGGAAATAGAAAACCAAGCTTT comes from Ziziphus jujuba cultivar Dongzao chromosome 6, ASM3175591v1 and encodes:
- the LOC107430222 gene encoding uncharacterized protein LOC107430222 isoform X5 gives rise to the protein MPLTKDLNVAIIDSNPALSSGVSIKKEEPPDPRVSTVTPATISIFKEIGAWKYIEQNRHAYFDKMQVWDYTGLGYTRYNARDANKEVLGCVVENRVLLSSLLSCLQSADFRKTIYPSRLLTLHRNSSSTKVDSHSSGLPLHGQGNLVKLDLIDGSSLHAKLVVGADGSKSRVRELAGIKTTGWNYSQNAIICTVEHAVENQCAWQRFLPAGPIALLPVGDNFSNIVWTMNPKEANDHKMMNGDEFIKDVNHALDYGFGPHPKSSMFGDGGIFSWLKADVTSASEFFEIPPKVIRLVSDRMMFPLSLMHANNYASKNIVLIGDSAHTVHPLAGQGVNLGFGDAFALSRVIAEGIAVGTDIGEVTMLKKFEVERKTANIAMMAILDGFQKAYSVDFGPLNILRAAAFHVAQHVSPLKRGIISYASGEQRLPLFS